The Methanoculleus marisnigri JR1 genome window below encodes:
- a CDS encoding molybdenum cofactor synthesis domain-containing protein, whose protein sequence is MVRQRLASKPLAEVREVMRSAFPTPGRTVTLPVADTAGRMTAKPVYSLLTVPEADIAARDGFAVESRETAGASAANPVGLENPQRVNTGNAIPAGYDAVVMIEDVAGRDGAWSTRKAVIPGEHLHPRGTEIRQGDQILPAGHRIRPCDIGALLSYGIAAIDVREVRVGLIPTGSELVLAGELPGPGGAVESNTAAAAALLGEAGSTCTRYGIVRDDPALLREAVEKGIRDNDLLLISAGSSAGTRDFTAGVIGDLGEVLVHGIAMKPGEPAIIGRIDGKPAIGLPGYPIAAQTAVRELALPLLVAWGFHPPPAERLRARLDRMVTSDPGYDEFVLLAVSRAGDRYAATPLPRGGGTQMAMVRANAYLHVPRGTSGICEGTEIEVLLTGPGREADEISEPAPKRPVQVRKESLPVKDDT, encoded by the coding sequence ATGGTGAGGCAACGCCTCGCGTCAAAACCGCTTGCAGAAGTCCGGGAGGTGATGCGCTCGGCCTTCCCGACCCCCGGCCGGACCGTCACCCTCCCGGTTGCCGATACGGCCGGACGGATGACGGCGAAACCCGTCTATTCGTTGCTGACCGTTCCGGAAGCGGATATCGCCGCCAGAGATGGTTTCGCCGTCGAGAGCCGCGAGACCGCCGGGGCGAGCGCAGCAAACCCGGTCGGGCTCGAAAACCCTCAGAGGGTGAACACGGGAAACGCGATCCCCGCGGGTTACGATGCGGTCGTCATGATCGAGGACGTCGCCGGAAGAGACGGCGCCTGGAGCACCCGGAAGGCCGTGATCCCCGGCGAGCACCTCCACCCGAGAGGGACCGAGATCCGGCAGGGCGACCAGATCCTCCCGGCAGGGCACCGGATACGCCCCTGCGATATCGGGGCGCTCCTCTCCTACGGGATCGCCGCGATCGACGTGCGGGAGGTCCGGGTAGGACTCATCCCGACGGGGAGCGAACTGGTTTTGGCGGGCGAACTCCCGGGGCCGGGAGGTGCCGTCGAGAGCAACACCGCCGCGGCCGCGGCACTGCTCGGCGAGGCAGGCTCCACCTGCACCCGCTATGGTATCGTCCGCGACGACCCCGCATTACTCCGGGAAGCCGTCGAGAAGGGTATCCGCGACAACGACCTGCTCCTGATCTCCGCCGGCTCATCGGCAGGCACCCGGGACTTCACCGCCGGCGTCATCGGCGACCTCGGCGAGGTACTCGTCCACGGCATCGCGATGAAACCGGGTGAACCGGCGATCATCGGGCGGATCGACGGCAAACCAGCCATCGGGCTCCCGGGTTACCCGATCGCCGCCCAAACAGCCGTACGGGAACTCGCCCTCCCCCTGCTCGTGGCATGGGGATTTCATCCCCCACCGGCGGAGCGTCTCCGCGCCCGGCTCGACAGGATGGTCACGTCGGATCCCGGCTACGACGAGTTCGTCCTCCTCGCCGTCTCGCGAGCAGGCGATCGCTACGCCGCGACCCCCCTGCCGAGAGGAGGGGGCACGCAGATGGCGATGGTGCGTGCAAACGCCTACCTGCACGTCCCGAGAGGCACCAGCGGCATCTGCGAAGGCACGGAGATCGAAGTCCTGCTGACCGGGCCGGGCCGGGAAGCGGACGAAATCTCCGAACCCGCGCCGAAACGGCCGGTGCAGGTGCGAAAAGAGTCACTTCCGGTGAAGGACGATACCTGA
- a CDS encoding formylmethanofuran dehydrogenase subunit C: MKTVTLTLTNSPELYIEGQNITPDNFAGRKAAEITALDVWEGKQKSPLGKYFTVEGDGAATAEETKIVLRGDCTRVKRIGQQMTAGEIVIEGNADMYIGGWMKGGKIHVKGDVDSFCGIGMEGGELIVDGNAKSHLGSSPRGEWRGMQGGLIRVAGSVANDTATFINGGTIVIGGDADIHVSTHGEGGTVIIKGNAKGRVGGQMVKGDIYVYGTIENPLPGFSMVGEVEQEVDGETATFVHYIGDLGERHPVSKGKTVYANLYTRT, encoded by the coding sequence ATGAAGACAGTTACCCTCACCCTGACCAACTCCCCCGAACTCTATATCGAGGGACAGAACATCACGCCGGACAACTTCGCAGGCAGGAAGGCCGCCGAGATAACTGCCCTCGATGTCTGGGAAGGCAAACAGAAGAGCCCGCTCGGGAAGTACTTCACCGTTGAAGGCGACGGTGCAGCGACGGCTGAAGAGACGAAGATCGTTCTCCGGGGAGACTGCACCCGCGTCAAAAGGATCGGGCAGCAGATGACCGCCGGCGAGATCGTCATCGAAGGCAACGCCGATATGTACATCGGCGGCTGGATGAAGGGCGGGAAGATCCACGTCAAAGGGGACGTCGACTCGTTCTGCGGCATCGGGATGGAAGGCGGCGAACTGATCGTCGACGGAAACGCCAAGAGCCACCTGGGCTCATCCCCCCGCGGCGAGTGGCGCGGCATGCAGGGCGGGCTGATCCGGGTCGCCGGGAGTGTCGCGAACGATACCGCCACATTCATCAACGGCGGGACGATCGTCATCGGCGGCGATGCGGACATCCATGTCTCCACCCACGGCGAAGGCGGCACCGTCATCATCAAGGGCAACGCCAAAGGCCGTGTCGGCGGGCAGATGGTGAAAGGCGACATCTATGTCTACGGGACGATCGAGAACCCGCTCCCGGGATTTTCGATGGTCGGCGAGGTGGAGCAGGAGGTCGACGGCGAGACGGCCACCTTCGTCCACTACATCGGCGACCTCGGCGAACGCCACCCGGTCTCCAAAGGCAAGACGGTGTATGCGAACCTCTACACCCGAACCTAA